A genome region from Sphingobium sp. CR2-8 includes the following:
- a CDS encoding sugar kinase — protein sequence MATKATITVIGEAMLELSRGEGDSWNLRYGGDVINTAIHLARAGDQVRLASALGADPMSAQLLAQWEAEGVGTSLVIAAKDRLPGLYAIETDDTGERSFHYWRSEAAARRMFDLPESAAMVAQAAQSDLLYFSLITLAILPDAGREALLDLCAQVRANGGRIAFDGNYRARLWDDAATARHWRDRAIAVSDMGLPTLADEVEMGEADDAQDAAARWGADEGRDVVVKLGGDGCLVAGEIVAIPQTLDVINSSGAGDAFNGGYIHARLAGVSPRDAALAGHRLAGWNIGRRGAIPARDAQAPY from the coding sequence ATGGCGACGAAGGCGACGATCACGGTCATTGGGGAAGCGATGCTGGAACTGAGCCGGGGCGAGGGCGACAGCTGGAACCTGCGTTATGGCGGCGACGTCATCAACACCGCCATTCATTTGGCGCGTGCCGGGGATCAGGTTCGTCTGGCCAGCGCGCTGGGCGCCGATCCGATGAGCGCGCAGCTTCTGGCCCAATGGGAAGCCGAAGGCGTGGGCACATCGCTGGTGATCGCCGCGAAGGACCGTTTGCCCGGCCTCTACGCGATCGAAACCGACGACACGGGCGAGCGCAGCTTTCACTATTGGCGCAGCGAAGCGGCCGCGCGGCGCATGTTCGACTTGCCTGAAAGTGCGGCGATGGTGGCGCAGGCGGCGCAATCGGACTTGCTCTACTTCTCGCTCATCACGCTGGCGATCCTGCCCGATGCCGGGCGAGAGGCGCTGCTGGACTTGTGCGCGCAGGTACGGGCCAATGGCGGCCGGATCGCCTTCGACGGCAATTATCGCGCCCGCCTGTGGGACGATGCGGCGACGGCGCGTCACTGGCGCGACCGCGCGATCGCGGTCAGCGACATGGGCCTCCCCACGCTCGCCGACGAGGTGGAGATGGGCGAGGCCGACGACGCGCAGGACGCGGCAGCGCGCTGGGGCGCGGACGAGGGCAGGGATGTCGTCGTCAAGCTGGGCGGCGACGGATGTCTGGTGGCGGGCGAGATCGTGGCGATCCCGCAGACGCTGGACGTGATCAATTCGAGCGGGGCGGGGGACGCCTTCAACGGCGGCTATATCCACGCCCGCTTGGCTGGGGTCAGCCCGCGTGACGCCGCGCTGGCGGGACATCGTCTGGCCGGATGGAATATCGGCCGTCGTGGCGCGATCCCGGCGCGGGATGCGCAAGCGCCCTACTGA
- a CDS encoding response regulator transcription factor: protein MTHERQLLIVEDDESFARTLKRSFERRGYTVLLADSLETVTALLADNRPGFAVVDLKLGPQSGLASVKALHAHDPAMLIVVLTGFASIATAVEAIKLGATNYLAKPSNTDDIEAAFARSGGDPTAPLAPRPTSIKTLEWEHIHEVLKDSDFNISETARRLGMHRRTLARKLAKRQVG, encoded by the coding sequence ATGACGCATGAACGGCAATTGCTGATCGTCGAAGATGACGAAAGCTTCGCCCGCACGCTCAAGCGATCGTTCGAACGGCGCGGCTATACGGTGCTGCTGGCCGACAGTCTGGAAACCGTCACGGCGCTGCTGGCGGACAACCGGCCGGGTTTTGCCGTCGTCGATCTGAAACTTGGGCCGCAATCGGGCCTGGCCAGTGTCAAGGCGCTCCATGCCCATGATCCCGCCATGTTGATCGTCGTGCTGACCGGATTCGCCAGCATCGCCACGGCGGTCGAAGCGATCAAGCTGGGGGCCACCAATTACCTGGCGAAACCGTCCAACACCGACGATATCGAGGCGGCTTTCGCCCGGTCCGGCGGCGATCCCACCGCGCCGCTCGCGCCGCGTCCGACATCCATCAAGACGTTGGAATGGGAGCATATTCACGAAGTGCTGAAAGACAGCGACTTCAACATCTCGGAAACCGCCCGGCGGCTGGGCATGCATCGACGCACCTTGGCTCGCAAACTGGCCAAGCGGCAGGTCGGATAG
- a CDS encoding ATP-binding protein, translated as MTATPVRRVRWLPGRWPADAAGRRNMALLVQLRWIAIAGQVATILFVHFGMDIRLPLASMLVVPCIATAMNVGSLMVLRRRTDITHAELFLSLLFDVFALTTQLYLSGGATNPFISLYLVQVALSAMLLHRWSVWGIVAVSMLCAAMLAVIYRPLDLSETLQGHLFDLHIVGTWICISMTAVLLVLFITRVTRNLQQRESYLAQLRQQAVEEEHIVRMGLLASGAAHELGTPLAQLAVVLGDWRHMTEIKAHPALVEEVGEMEAAVKRCKTILTGILMSAGEARGEAPEITNVRDFIDIIARDWRIANPGMPLRCDFGPHDYPRIIADPVIRQAVTNLLDNAREAGATYINMMVSRDSQWLHVAVRDNGPGFDPAMLADVGKPYRSSKGKQGGGLGLFLVVNVVRKLGGRVDASNGADGGAMILLRLPLATMALEEETADDA; from the coding sequence ATGACCGCAACGCCCGTGAGACGCGTGCGCTGGTTGCCTGGCCGCTGGCCCGCAGACGCCGCCGGGCGGCGCAACATGGCGCTGCTGGTGCAGTTGCGCTGGATCGCCATTGCAGGACAGGTCGCAACGATCCTGTTCGTGCATTTCGGCATGGACATCCGCCTGCCATTGGCATCGATGCTGGTGGTGCCCTGTATCGCGACGGCGATGAATGTGGGCAGCCTGATGGTGTTGCGGCGGCGCACCGACATCACCCATGCCGAACTGTTCCTCTCTCTGCTGTTCGACGTATTCGCGCTGACCACCCAACTCTATCTGAGCGGCGGCGCGACCAATCCGTTCATCTCGCTCTATCTGGTACAGGTTGCGTTGAGCGCGATGCTGCTGCACCGCTGGAGCGTATGGGGCATCGTCGCTGTATCGATGCTGTGCGCCGCGATGCTGGCCGTCATCTACCGTCCGCTCGATTTGAGCGAGACGCTGCAAGGCCATTTGTTCGACCTCCATATCGTCGGCACGTGGATCTGCATCTCCATGACCGCCGTGCTGCTGGTGCTGTTCATCACCCGCGTGACCCGCAACCTGCAACAGCGCGAATCCTATCTGGCGCAATTGCGGCAGCAGGCGGTGGAGGAAGAGCATATCGTGCGCATGGGCCTGCTCGCGTCGGGCGCCGCGCACGAGCTTGGCACCCCGCTTGCCCAGTTGGCGGTCGTCCTGGGCGACTGGCGGCATATGACAGAGATCAAGGCGCATCCCGCCCTGGTCGAGGAAGTGGGAGAGATGGAAGCGGCAGTCAAACGCTGCAAGACCATATTGACCGGCATCCTGATGTCCGCAGGTGAAGCGCGCGGCGAAGCGCCCGAAATCACCAACGTCCGCGATTTCATCGACATCATCGCGCGCGATTGGCGGATCGCCAATCCGGGGATGCCGCTGCGCTGCGACTTCGGGCCACATGATTATCCCCGCATCATCGCCGACCCCGTGATTCGGCAGGCCGTCACCAACCTGCTGGACAATGCCCGCGAAGCCGGGGCGACCTACATCAACATGATGGTCAGCCGCGACAGCCAATGGCTGCATGTCGCGGTCCGCGACAATGGCCCCGGCTTCGATCCGGCTATGTTGGCCGATGTCGGCAAACCCTATCGATCGAGCAAGGGCAAGCAGGGCGGCGGCCTGGGCCTGTTTCTGGTCGTCAATGTGGTCCGCAAGCTGGGCGGACGGGTCGACGCCAGCAATGGCGCGGACGGTGGGGCTATGATCCTGCTGCGCCTGCCGCTTGCCACCATGGCCTTGGAAGAGGAGACGGCCGATGACGCATGA
- a CDS encoding SURF1 family protein, whose product MTQTAPRPAPSGARAGFPVGLTLAALVLFLGLCALGMWQVERLAWKRDLIARVDARIHAAPVAAPASATKADEYRRVIATGTFLHDKAALVQAATVRGAGYWVMTPLRQADGAILLINRGFVPPQAKTRYDRPHGVIRVTGLLRLTEPGGGFLRSNDPTADRWYSRDIAAIAAARQLPRTANYFIDAQAGPSPDILPVGGLTVVSFPNSHLQYAITWFVLAAMVAGAYIVTMRQSGKDRRG is encoded by the coding sequence GTGACACAGACCGCCCCCCGCCCTGCCCCCAGTGGTGCGCGGGCGGGGTTTCCGGTCGGCCTGACGCTGGCCGCGCTGGTCCTGTTCCTCGGCCTGTGTGCGCTCGGCATGTGGCAGGTGGAGCGGCTGGCATGGAAACGTGACCTGATAGCCCGCGTCGATGCCCGCATCCATGCCGCGCCGGTAGCGGCACCGGCCAGCGCGACGAAGGCAGACGAATATCGCCGCGTCATCGCGACCGGCACGTTCCTGCATGACAAGGCGGCGCTGGTACAGGCCGCAACTGTGCGCGGCGCGGGCTATTGGGTGATGACCCCGCTGCGCCAGGCGGATGGCGCAATCCTCCTCATCAATCGCGGCTTCGTGCCACCACAGGCGAAGACTCGCTACGACCGGCCGCACGGCGTGATCCGTGTCACTGGCCTGCTGCGCCTGACCGAACCGGGCGGCGGATTCCTGCGCAGCAACGATCCCACAGCCGACCGCTGGTATTCCCGCGACATCGCAGCGATCGCGGCTGCACGTCAATTACCACGGACAGCCAATTATTTCATCGATGCGCAGGCAGGCCCCTCCCCCGACATCCTGCCGGTCGGCGGCCTGACGGTGGTCAGCTTCCCCAACAGCCATCTCCAATATGCGATCACCTGGTTCGTGCTGGCGGCGATGGTCGCAGGGGCCTATATCGTCACGATGCGCCAGTCGGGAAAAGATCGCCGGGGATGA
- the cyoD gene encoding cytochrome o ubiquinol oxidase subunit IV, whose amino-acid sequence MSAHDHAQNDHGHANHGHGHDHHHDAGTHGTPSHGTGGSYMIGFGLSVILTAIPFWLVMTGFFANPQTTAIIIMAFAVVQIVVHMIYFLHMNTRSEGGWSMMALIFTLVLVVITLSGSMWVMYHLNHNMMPTMSHDMSQMP is encoded by the coding sequence ATGAGCGCGCACGATCACGCCCAAAACGATCATGGGCACGCCAATCATGGCCACGGCCATGACCATCATCATGATGCCGGCACGCACGGCACCCCAAGTCACGGAACGGGGGGCAGCTACATGATAGGGTTCGGCCTGTCGGTGATCCTGACCGCCATCCCCTTCTGGCTGGTCATGACCGGTTTCTTCGCCAATCCGCAGACCACCGCGATCATCATCATGGCTTTTGCGGTGGTGCAGATAGTGGTCCACATGATCTACTTCCTGCACATGAACACCCGTTCGGAAGGCGGCTGGTCGATGATGGCGCTGATCTTCACGCTGGTGCTGGTCGTCATCACCCTGTCGGGGTCGATGTGGGTCATGTATCACCTGAACCACAATATGATGCCGACCATGTCGCATGACATGAGCCAGATGCCGTGA
- the cyoC gene encoding cytochrome o ubiquinol oxidase subunit III has translation MASAPTIDPAFLDKDGKPLFHLAHEPHHPEGSSTMLGFWMYLMSDCLIFACLFATYAVLGGNYAAGPGPKDLFDLPLVAVNTAMLLFSSITYGFAMLAMEKNKVAATQGWLAITGLFGLAFLSIEMYEFAHLIHEGATPMRSGFLSAFFTLVGTHGLHVTFGCIWLVTLMVQVARKGLIPANQRRLMCLSMFWHFLDVIWIGVFTFVYLMGMLR, from the coding sequence ATGGCAAGCGCACCTACCATAGACCCCGCCTTCCTGGACAAGGACGGCAAACCGCTGTTCCACCTGGCCCATGAGCCGCATCATCCCGAAGGGTCCAGCACCATGCTGGGCTTCTGGATGTACCTGATGAGCGATTGCCTCATCTTCGCCTGCCTGTTCGCCACCTATGCGGTGCTGGGCGGCAATTATGCGGCGGGACCGGGGCCGAAAGACCTGTTCGACCTGCCGCTGGTGGCGGTGAACACGGCCATGCTGCTCTTCTCGTCCATTACCTATGGCTTCGCCATGCTGGCGATGGAGAAGAACAAGGTCGCCGCGACCCAGGGCTGGCTGGCGATCACCGGCCTGTTCGGCCTGGCGTTCCTCAGCATCGAAATGTACGAATTCGCGCATCTGATCCATGAGGGCGCGACGCCGATGCGGTCGGGCTTCCTGTCGGCCTTCTTCACGCTGGTCGGCACCCACGGGCTGCACGTCACCTTCGGCTGCATCTGGCTGGTGACGCTGATGGTGCAGGTCGCCAGGAAAGGCCTGATCCCCGCCAACCAGCGTCGCCTGATGTGCCTGTCCATGTTCTGGCACTTTCTCGACGTCATCTGGATCGGCGTCTTCACCTTTGTCTATCTGATGGGAATGCTGCGATGA
- the cyoB gene encoding cytochrome o ubiquinol oxidase subunit I yields MSPSPASENSGIWKLIFGRLDWSSLPLHEPIVVGTFIMVMLGGLVVVAGITKYKLWGMLWNDWFTTVDHKRIGIMYMILGLIMFVRGFADAVMMRLQQAMAFNGSEGYLNAHHYDQIFTAHGVIMIFFVAMPMITGIMNYIVPLQIGARDVSFPFLNNFSFWMTTAGAVIVMMSLFVGEFARTGWLAYPPLSGIAYSPGVGVDYYIWGLQIAGIGTLLSGVNLIATIVKMRAPGMNMMKLPVFTWTSLCANVLIVAAFPVLTTVLALLSLDRYVGTAFFTNDMGGNPMMYVNLIWIWGHPEVYILILPLFGVFSEVTSTFSNKRLFGYSSMVYATVVIAILSYLVWLHHFFTMGSGASVNSFFGITTMVISIPTGAKLFNWLFTMYRGRIRFDLPMMWTVAFMLTFTVGGMTGVLLAVPPADFVLHNSLFLIAHFHNVIIGGVLFGLFAAINYWWPKAFGFTLDTKWGKRSFWLWVVGFWFAFMPLYILGLMGVTRRMRVFDDPSLQIWFQIAAFGALMIAAGIACMFVQFAVSIINRDKLRDTTGDPWNGRTLEWATSSPPPDYNFAFTPVIHDNDAWADMKKRGYQRPLSGYEPIHMPSNTGTGIIIAGLSVAFSVGMIWYIWWLAGLSFVGILAVAIGHTFNYKRDFYIPKDVVERTEGERTALLAAKG; encoded by the coding sequence ATGTCCCCCTCCCCCGCCTCTGAAAATAGCGGCATCTGGAAGCTGATATTCGGTCGGCTCGACTGGAGTTCGCTGCCCCTGCACGAGCCGATCGTCGTCGGCACCTTCATCATGGTCATGCTCGGCGGCCTCGTCGTCGTCGCGGGCATCACCAAGTATAAATTGTGGGGCATGTTGTGGAACGACTGGTTCACCACCGTCGACCATAAGCGCATCGGCATCATGTATATGATCTTAGGGCTCATCATGTTCGTACGCGGCTTTGCCGACGCGGTCATGATGCGTCTGCAGCAGGCGATGGCGTTCAACGGGTCGGAGGGCTATCTGAACGCCCATCACTACGACCAGATTTTCACGGCGCATGGCGTCATCATGATCTTCTTCGTCGCGATGCCGATGATCACCGGGATCATGAACTATATCGTCCCGCTCCAGATCGGCGCGCGCGACGTGTCCTTCCCCTTCCTCAACAATTTCAGCTTCTGGATGACCACGGCGGGCGCCGTGATCGTCATGATGTCGCTGTTCGTGGGTGAGTTCGCGCGTACCGGCTGGCTGGCCTATCCACCGCTGTCGGGCATCGCCTATTCGCCGGGCGTGGGGGTCGATTATTATATCTGGGGTCTGCAGATCGCGGGCATCGGCACGCTGCTGTCGGGCGTCAACCTGATCGCGACCATCGTCAAGATGCGCGCGCCGGGCATGAACATGATGAAGCTGCCGGTCTTCACCTGGACCTCGCTGTGCGCCAACGTCCTGATCGTCGCGGCCTTCCCGGTGCTGACCACCGTGCTGGCGCTGCTCAGCCTCGACCGCTATGTCGGCACCGCCTTCTTCACCAACGACATGGGCGGCAACCCCATGATGTATGTGAACCTGATCTGGATTTGGGGTCACCCCGAAGTCTACATTCTTATCCTGCCGCTGTTCGGCGTGTTCAGCGAAGTCACGTCGACCTTCTCGAACAAGCGCCTCTTCGGCTACTCCTCGATGGTCTATGCGACGGTCGTCATCGCGATCCTGTCCTACCTCGTGTGGCTGCACCATTTCTTCACCATGGGGTCGGGCGCCAGCGTCAACAGCTTCTTCGGCATCACGACGATGGTCATTTCCATCCCGACGGGCGCTAAGCTCTTCAACTGGCTGTTCACCATGTATCGCGGGCGCATCCGGTTCGACCTGCCGATGATGTGGACGGTCGCCTTCATGCTGACCTTCACCGTCGGCGGCATGACCGGCGTGCTGCTCGCCGTGCCGCCTGCGGACTTCGTGCTGCACAATTCGCTGTTCCTGATCGCGCACTTCCACAACGTCATCATCGGCGGCGTGCTGTTCGGCCTGTTCGCGGCGATCAACTATTGGTGGCCCAAGGCGTTCGGCTTCACGCTGGACACCAAATGGGGCAAGCGCAGCTTCTGGCTGTGGGTCGTGGGCTTCTGGTTCGCCTTCATGCCGCTCTACATCCTGGGACTGATGGGCGTGACCCGCCGGATGCGCGTGTTCGACGATCCCAGCCTGCAAATCTGGTTCCAGATCGCCGCCTTCGGCGCGCTGATGATCGCGGCCGGCATCGCCTGCATGTTCGTGCAGTTCGCCGTCAGCATCATCAACCGCGATAAGCTGCGCGACACGACCGGTGATCCGTGGAACGGCCGCACGCTGGAATGGGCGACCAGTTCGCCCCCGCCAGACTATAACTTCGCCTTCACCCCCGTCATCCACGACAATGATGCCTGGGCCGACATGAAGAAGCGGGGTTATCAGCGGCCGCTGTCGGGCTACGAGCCGATCCACATGCCCAGCAACACGGGCACCGGCATCATCATCGCCGGGCTGTCCGTCGCCTTCTCGGTCGGCATGATCTGGTACATCTGGTGGCTCGCGGGCCTGAGCTTCGTCGGCATCCTTGCCGTCGCGATCGGCCACACCTTCAACTACAAGCGCGACTTCTACATCCCCAAGGATGTGGTGGAGCGCACCGAGGGCGAGCGCACCGCGCTGCTCGCAGCCAAGGGTTAA
- the cyoA gene encoding ubiquinol oxidase subunit II, whose protein sequence is MIARHSATKRAFLRRIAPLLLLPLGGCDWVVMSPAGDVAMQQRNLILISTALMLLIIIPVMAMTIWFAWKYREKAKAEDYDPDWDHSTSLELLIWSAPLLIIIALGAVTWSSTHLLDPYRPIERVDHARKVDPAAKRLQVEVVAMDWKWVFIYPELGIATVNELAAPVDQPIEFKITSSTIMNSFFVPALAGQIYAMPGMQTVLHAVANKPGNYEGFSANYSGAGFSNMRFRFHAMDQAGFDQWVAKVKASGATLDRSAYVKLEQPSEKVPPMYFSGVEPKLFHDALNMCVQPGKKCMDAVMMTDSMGGAGKELAHDMEGLRHDGTIDVGGYHPVEPGKKGEIAQPAGMTPAADRTPAAQGKQAPGQQDGDGHGNGHAGHEGM, encoded by the coding sequence ATGATAGCCCGCCATTCCGCCACGAAGCGCGCGTTTCTGCGCCGAATTGCACCACTGCTGCTGCTGCCCCTGGGGGGATGCGACTGGGTGGTCATGTCGCCTGCCGGTGACGTTGCAATGCAGCAACGCAACCTCATCCTCATTTCGACCGCCCTGATGCTGCTCATCATCATCCCGGTGATGGCGATGACGATCTGGTTCGCGTGGAAATATCGCGAAAAGGCGAAGGCGGAGGATTATGATCCCGACTGGGATCATTCGACCAGCCTGGAACTGCTGATCTGGTCGGCGCCGCTGCTGATCATCATCGCGCTGGGCGCGGTGACGTGGAGCAGCACCCATCTGCTCGATCCCTATCGCCCGATCGAGCGCGTCGATCATGCGCGCAAGGTCGATCCGGCCGCCAAGCGGCTGCAGGTCGAAGTGGTGGCGATGGATTGGAAATGGGTGTTCATCTATCCCGAGCTGGGCATCGCGACGGTGAACGAACTGGCGGCCCCGGTCGACCAGCCGATCGAGTTCAAGATCACCTCCTCGACCATCATGAACAGTTTCTTCGTGCCCGCGCTGGCCGGCCAGATCTACGCCATGCCGGGCATGCAGACGGTGTTGCACGCGGTCGCCAACAAGCCGGGCAATTATGAGGGCTTTTCCGCCAACTATTCGGGCGCAGGCTTCTCCAACATGCGCTTCCGCTTCCACGCGATGGACCAGGCCGGCTTCGATCAGTGGGTCGCAAAGGTAAAGGCCAGCGGCGCGACGCTGGATCGCTCGGCCTACGTCAAGCTGGAGCAGCCGAGCGAGAAGGTGCCGCCGATGTATTTCAGCGGCGTCGAACCCAAGCTGTTCCACGACGCCCTCAACATGTGCGTCCAGCCCGGCAAGAAGTGCATGGACGCGGTCATGATGACCGACAGCATGGGCGGCGCGGGCAAGGAATTGGCGCATGACATGGAAGGGCTGCGCCATGACGGCACGATCGATGTCGGCGGCTATCATCCGGTCGAACCGGGCAAGAAGGGCGAGATCGCCCAGCCCGCGGGCATGACCCCGGCGGCGGATCGCACCCCGGCCGCGCAGGGCAAGCAAGCCCCCGGCCAGCAGGACGGTGATGGGCATGGCAACGGCCATGCCGGTCATGAGGGCATGTGA
- a CDS encoding MFS transporter, translated as MTSATTTPNSTQAERDVRQLHAHGHKKIAPGEIAIGVIIGRTSEFFDFFVYAIASCIVFPAHIFPYLSPLAGTLWSFAIFALAFVTRPIGSFIFMAVDRAYGRGVKLTIALFLLGGSTAAIAFLPGYATIGHWAAILLALFRAGQGVALGGTWDGLASLLSLNAPEHKRGWYAMMPQLGAPLALMVTAGLFAFFLTTLSDADFLDWGWRYPFFVAFAINVVALFARLRIVVTHEFERLFESRELQPSPVVETVRSEGRNIIIGAFAPLASFALFHMVTVFPLSWIALYTDQPLERFLMIEVIGAFVGVLAIIVSGFVADMVGRRTLLGWSALGIGIFAVAAPLLLNGGDLGEVAFMVLGFILLGLSFGQSSGIVASNFRTATRYTGSALTSDLAWLVGAGFAPLVALFISAEFGLAASGIYLLSGAIVTGIALFVNKELAGRDR; from the coding sequence ATGACTTCCGCGACGACCACGCCCAACTCCACCCAGGCGGAGCGCGACGTGCGCCAGCTTCATGCGCATGGTCATAAGAAGATCGCGCCCGGCGAAATCGCGATCGGCGTCATCATCGGCCGCACGTCGGAGTTTTTCGACTTCTTCGTCTATGCGATCGCGTCCTGCATCGTGTTCCCGGCGCATATCTTCCCCTATCTGTCGCCGCTGGCGGGCACGCTCTGGTCCTTTGCGATCTTCGCGCTCGCGTTCGTCACGCGGCCGATCGGCTCCTTCATCTTCATGGCGGTCGACCGCGCTTATGGTCGTGGGGTGAAGCTCACTATCGCCTTGTTCCTGCTCGGCGGATCGACGGCGGCCATCGCCTTCCTGCCGGGATACGCCACGATCGGCCATTGGGCCGCTATCCTGCTGGCGCTGTTCCGCGCCGGGCAGGGCGTGGCGCTGGGCGGCACCTGGGACGGCCTGGCCTCGCTCCTTTCGTTGAATGCGCCGGAACATAAGCGCGGCTGGTATGCCATGATGCCGCAGTTGGGCGCGCCGCTGGCGCTGATGGTGACGGCCGGGCTGTTCGCCTTCTTCCTCACCACCCTTTCGGATGCGGACTTCCTCGACTGGGGCTGGCGCTATCCCTTCTTCGTCGCCTTCGCGATCAACGTGGTGGCGCTGTTCGCCCGCCTGCGGATCGTCGTGACGCATGAGTTCGAACGTCTGTTCGAAAGCCGCGAATTGCAGCCCTCGCCGGTCGTGGAAACCGTGCGGAGCGAAGGTCGCAACATCATCATCGGCGCTTTTGCACCCCTGGCCAGTTTCGCGCTGTTCCACATGGTCACGGTATTCCCGCTGTCGTGGATCGCGCTCTACACGGATCAGCCGCTCGAACGCTTCCTGATGATTGAAGTCATCGGCGCATTCGTGGGCGTACTGGCGATCATCGTGTCGGGCTTCGTCGCCGACATGGTGGGCCGCCGGACGCTGCTGGGCTGGTCGGCCTTGGGCATCGGGATTTTCGCGGTTGCCGCGCCGCTGTTGCTGAATGGCGGTGATCTGGGCGAAGTCGCGTTCATGGTGTTGGGCTTCATCCTGCTGGGGCTGAGCTTCGGTCAGTCTTCGGGCATCGTCGCTTCCAACTTCCGCACCGCGACGCGCTATACCGGATCGGCGTTGACGTCGGATCTGGCCTGGCTGGTGGGCGCGGGTTTCGCGCCGCTGGTGGCGCTGTTCATTTCGGCCGAGTTCGGCCTGGCGGCATCGGGCATCTATCTGCTGTCGGGTGCGATCGTGACCGGCATCGCCCTGTTCGTGAACAAGGAACTGGCTGGCCGCGACCGTTAA